The following coding sequences lie in one Arachis hypogaea cultivar Tifrunner chromosome 4, arahy.Tifrunner.gnm2.J5K5, whole genome shotgun sequence genomic window:
- the LOC112797793 gene encoding protein NRT1/ PTR FAMILY 7.3 isoform X1, with protein MEKKMKKEVSEVCTMDGAVDMHGHPAVRDRTGNWVAGILILVNQGLATLAFFGVGVNLVLFLTRVMGQDNADAANNVSKWTGTVYLFSLLGAFLSDSYLGRYATCALFQLIFLIGLVALSLSSYIFLLKPKGCGDAKFHCGSHSSYHNAIFYVSIYLIALGNGGYQPNIATFGADQFDEGDPNEGHSKIAFFSYFYLALNLGSLFSNTILDYFEDNGLWTIGFWASAGSAAMALVLFICGTPRYRYFKPSGNPLPRFCQVFVAAMRKWKVKVLEPEEELFEGEEFSTNYGRKLLHTQGFSFLDKAAYMTTKDVKKMEENKCNPWHVSTVTQVEEVKCILRLLPIWLCTILYSVVFTQMASLFVEQGDAMDTRISSFRIPPASMSSFDILSVAAFIFFYRRVLDPFVARKTNSRGLTELQRMGIGLIVAIMAMISAGLVEHFRLKYASKVSGSSSLSIFWQVPQYVLIGASEVFMYVGQLEFFNGQAPDALKSFGSALCMTSISLGNYVSSLLVAIVMKISAKDQDMPGWIPGNLNKGHLDRFYFLLAVLTSADFLIYIAWARWYKYIKFQGNNDDDEEEEDINKVKDFDLKV; from the exons atggagaagaagatgaagaaggaagtGAGTGAGGTATGCACCATGGATGGAGCTGTAGACATGCATGGTCATCCAGCAGTTAGAGATAGAACTGGAAATTGGGTTGCAGGAATTTTGATTTTAG tgaaCCAAGGGCTTGCAACATTGGCATTCTTTGGAGTGGGTGTGAATCTGGTACTGTTTCTAACAAGAGTTATGGGCCAAGATAATGCTGATGCTGCCAACAATGTTAGCAAATGGACTGGGACTGTttacctcttctctcttcttGGTGCCTTCCTAAGTGACTCTTACTTAGGAAGGTATGCTACTTGTGCTCTCTTCCAACTTATCTTTCTTATT GGTTTGGTGGCATTATCATTGTCCTCATACATATTCCTATTGAAGCCTAAGGGATGTGGTGATGCAAAGTTTCATTGTGGATCACATTCTTCATATCACAATGCAATATTCTATGTTTCAATTTACCTAATAGCCTTAGGAAATGGAGGGTACCAACCCAACATAGCTACATTTGGAGCTGACCAATTTGATGAAGGTGATCCTAATGAAGGGCACTCAAAGATAGCATTTTTCAGCTATTTCTATTTGGCATTGAACCTTGGCTCACTATTCTCAAACACCATCTTGGACTATTTTGAGGATAATGGGCTTTGGACTATTGGGTTTTGGGCCTCTGCTGGTTCTGCTGCTATGGCATTGGTTTTGTTCATTTGTGGCACACCAAGGTATAGGTACTTCAAGCCCAGTGGGAACCCTCTACCTAGATTTTGCCAAGTTTTTGTAGCTGCTATGAGGAAGTGGAAGGTCAAGGTGCTAGAACCTGAGGAGGAACTTTTTGAGGGTGAAGAATTTTCAACCAATTATGGCAGGAAATTACTACACACACAAGGATTTAG TTTCTTGGATAAAGCAGCATACATGACAACCAAGgatgtaaaaaaaatggaagaaaacaaATGCAATCCATGGCATGTATCAACTGTGACACAAGTTGAGGAAGTGAAATGCATACTAAGGTTACTCCCAATTTGGCTATGCACAATACTCTACTCAGTTGTATTTACTCAAATGGCATCACTCTTTGTTGAGCAAGGTGATGCAATGGACACTAGAATCTCATCTTTCCGCATTCCTCCAGCAAGCATGTCTAGCTTTGATATCCTCAGTGTTGCAGCATTTATCTTCTTCTACAGGCGAGTCCTCGACCCCTTCGTGGCGCGAAAAACAAACTCCAGAGGACTAACTGAGCTCCAGAGGATGGGAATCGGCCTAATCGTGGCGATCATGGCAATGATTTCAGCAGGGTTGGTTGAACATTTTAGATTGAAGTATGCATCAAAAGTATCAGGGTCAAGTTCACTTAGCATATTTTGGCAAGTTCCACAATATGTACTAATAGGTGCATCTGAAGTGTTCATGTATGTTGGTCAATTGGAATTCTTCAATGGACAAGCACCTGATGCATTGAAAAGCTTTGGTAGTGCACTTTGCATGACTTCAATTTCACTTGGAAACTATGTCAGTAGTTTGCTTGTTGCAATTGTCATGAAGATTTCTGCTAAGGATCAAGATATGCCTGGTTGGATCCCTGGAAACCTTAACAAGGGACATTTGGACAGGTTTTATTTCCTCTTAGCTGTATTAACTTCTGCAGATTTTCTCATTTATATTGCTTGGGCAAGGTGGTATAAATATATCAAGTTTCAAGggaacaatgatgatgatgaagaagaagaagacatcaACAAAGTCAAAGATTTTGATCTCAAAGTgtag
- the LOC112797793 gene encoding protein NRT1/ PTR FAMILY 7.3 isoform X2: MGQDNADAANNVSKWTGTVYLFSLLGAFLSDSYLGRYATCALFQLIFLIGLVALSLSSYIFLLKPKGCGDAKFHCGSHSSYHNAIFYVSIYLIALGNGGYQPNIATFGADQFDEGDPNEGHSKIAFFSYFYLALNLGSLFSNTILDYFEDNGLWTIGFWASAGSAAMALVLFICGTPRYRYFKPSGNPLPRFCQVFVAAMRKWKVKVLEPEEELFEGEEFSTNYGRKLLHTQGFSFLDKAAYMTTKDVKKMEENKCNPWHVSTVTQVEEVKCILRLLPIWLCTILYSVVFTQMASLFVEQGDAMDTRISSFRIPPASMSSFDILSVAAFIFFYRRVLDPFVARKTNSRGLTELQRMGIGLIVAIMAMISAGLVEHFRLKYASKVSGSSSLSIFWQVPQYVLIGASEVFMYVGQLEFFNGQAPDALKSFGSALCMTSISLGNYVSSLLVAIVMKISAKDQDMPGWIPGNLNKGHLDRFYFLLAVLTSADFLIYIAWARWYKYIKFQGNNDDDEEEEDINKVKDFDLKV, encoded by the exons ATGGGCCAAGATAATGCTGATGCTGCCAACAATGTTAGCAAATGGACTGGGACTGTttacctcttctctcttcttGGTGCCTTCCTAAGTGACTCTTACTTAGGAAGGTATGCTACTTGTGCTCTCTTCCAACTTATCTTTCTTATT GGTTTGGTGGCATTATCATTGTCCTCATACATATTCCTATTGAAGCCTAAGGGATGTGGTGATGCAAAGTTTCATTGTGGATCACATTCTTCATATCACAATGCAATATTCTATGTTTCAATTTACCTAATAGCCTTAGGAAATGGAGGGTACCAACCCAACATAGCTACATTTGGAGCTGACCAATTTGATGAAGGTGATCCTAATGAAGGGCACTCAAAGATAGCATTTTTCAGCTATTTCTATTTGGCATTGAACCTTGGCTCACTATTCTCAAACACCATCTTGGACTATTTTGAGGATAATGGGCTTTGGACTATTGGGTTTTGGGCCTCTGCTGGTTCTGCTGCTATGGCATTGGTTTTGTTCATTTGTGGCACACCAAGGTATAGGTACTTCAAGCCCAGTGGGAACCCTCTACCTAGATTTTGCCAAGTTTTTGTAGCTGCTATGAGGAAGTGGAAGGTCAAGGTGCTAGAACCTGAGGAGGAACTTTTTGAGGGTGAAGAATTTTCAACCAATTATGGCAGGAAATTACTACACACACAAGGATTTAG TTTCTTGGATAAAGCAGCATACATGACAACCAAGgatgtaaaaaaaatggaagaaaacaaATGCAATCCATGGCATGTATCAACTGTGACACAAGTTGAGGAAGTGAAATGCATACTAAGGTTACTCCCAATTTGGCTATGCACAATACTCTACTCAGTTGTATTTACTCAAATGGCATCACTCTTTGTTGAGCAAGGTGATGCAATGGACACTAGAATCTCATCTTTCCGCATTCCTCCAGCAAGCATGTCTAGCTTTGATATCCTCAGTGTTGCAGCATTTATCTTCTTCTACAGGCGAGTCCTCGACCCCTTCGTGGCGCGAAAAACAAACTCCAGAGGACTAACTGAGCTCCAGAGGATGGGAATCGGCCTAATCGTGGCGATCATGGCAATGATTTCAGCAGGGTTGGTTGAACATTTTAGATTGAAGTATGCATCAAAAGTATCAGGGTCAAGTTCACTTAGCATATTTTGGCAAGTTCCACAATATGTACTAATAGGTGCATCTGAAGTGTTCATGTATGTTGGTCAATTGGAATTCTTCAATGGACAAGCACCTGATGCATTGAAAAGCTTTGGTAGTGCACTTTGCATGACTTCAATTTCACTTGGAAACTATGTCAGTAGTTTGCTTGTTGCAATTGTCATGAAGATTTCTGCTAAGGATCAAGATATGCCTGGTTGGATCCCTGGAAACCTTAACAAGGGACATTTGGACAGGTTTTATTTCCTCTTAGCTGTATTAACTTCTGCAGATTTTCTCATTTATATTGCTTGGGCAAGGTGGTATAAATATATCAAGTTTCAAGggaacaatgatgatgatgaagaagaagaagacatcaACAAAGTCAAAGATTTTGATCTCAAAGTgtag